Within Gemmatimonadaceae bacterium, the genomic segment CTTCTGCCCGGCATACCCGAGATACGACAACCCGAAAATCTCCTCGACGCTCTTCAGCATCGAATAGTGGTTGTACGGCACGTCCGACACCGTGCCCGGCCGGATGAACGGAGACAGCACCACCGCGCCGATCCGCCCCCCGCCCGGTCCGCCGGCGCCGGGTGAACTCGTGTTCGGTCCGGTCGGCTCGTTGCAACACGCCGACTTGTCGGCGCTCAGCGCCTCGTCGAACGTGATGATCAGCAGCCCGTCGCGTTTGAACGCCGGCGACCCCGTGATGCGCGGCACCCATTCCTTGAGAAAGCGGTTGATCCCTTCCAACCCGCCCGTCTCCCCGTTGGCGCAGTGCTGGTCGTGTCCGTCGTTGCACAGGTTGGGCGCGATGTACGAATAGTTGGGCGTGGTCGCCGCCAGCGCGAGATCGCGCGGCAGGGCGTCCAGCCGCACCACGTTCGTCTGGCACGACGCCGAGTCGATGATCGAGTGGAAGTACACGAACGGATTGTGCTTGGCCGCGTACTGGTCGTTGCGCGCCGCCCTCTCGGTTTGGTCCACGGTGCCGATCGGCACGTGGCCGCAGGTGGCCGATTCGCGCGCCGGGTCGTTGCCCATGTCCTCCATGTACGCTTTCCACGTGAGCCGCTTGGCGGCCAACTGGTTGGCGATCGT encodes:
- a CDS encoding alkaline phosphatase family protein; amino-acid sequence: MSLFAVRGRRAAAVGMTMLMAAPAGASGFHAPPRPPAIRHVFVIVLENKNYDATFGAGSAAPYLAHTLVRAGALLRQYYGTGHVSLDNYISMISGIAPNEATQSDCGRYVEFVQTGMAPDGQPIGQGCVYPAHVATIANQLAAKRLTWKAYMEDMGNDPARESATCGHVPIGTVDQTERAARNDQYAAKHNPFVYFHSIIDSASCQTNVVRLDALPRDLALAATTPNYSYIAPNLCNDGHDQHCANGETGGLEGINRFLKEWVPRITGSPAFKRDGLLIITFDEALSADKSACCNEPTGPNTSSPGAGGPGGGRIGAVVLSPFIRPGTVSDVPYNHYSMLKSVEEIFGLSYLGYAGQKGLVAFGNDVYTRAAGR